Genomic segment of Paenibacillus sp. FSL R5-0623:
GGCAACCTGCGTCATACCAGCACTGTGGAATACAGCAGCAGATACGATCAGGATGGCTGCATTGATGAACAGGGCCAGTGTCAACGCGATTGTAGAATCCATGGTCGAGTACCGAATGGCTTCTTTTTTGCCCTGTGGTGTCTGTTCAATCTGACGGGTCTGTACAATGGAAGAATGCAGGTACAGATTATGCGGCATCACGGTTGCTCCGATAATACCAATGGCGATATAGAGCATAGCCGGGTTTTGCAGAATCTCAACATTGGGTACAAAACCATGGAGAACACCGCCCATATCCGGTTTTGCCAGAAACAGATCAATCCCGAAGCAGAGGGCGATGGTTGCCATCAGCACAATGACGAGAGTTTCCAGAGCGCGGAAGCCTTTGTTTTGCAGTACAAGAATCAGGAGTACATCAACTGCGGTGATGATAACGCCGTATAACATGGGGATGTTAAATAACAGCTTTAATGCGATGGCAGAACCAATGACTTCAGCCAGATCGGTGGCTGCAATGGCAAGCTCACACAGTATCCATAACATCATGACAACAGGCATGCTGAATCGTTCACGACAGGCTTGAGCCAGATCCCGTCCAGTGACGATGCCGAGCTTGCCAGCCAGCGACTGAAGGACAACGGCCATCAGGTTCGAGAGCAAAATGACGGATAACAAGGTATACCCAAACTGTGAACCGCCTGCAATATCTGTTGCCCAGTTCCCGGGGTCCATGTAACCTACGGCAACAAGGTATCCTGGGCCTACAAAAGCGAGGAATTTCTTCCACCATGCAGCATTCTGCGGAACTTTCATCGAGCTATGTGCTTCTCCAAGGGAAGGGGCCATGCCCGCAGTAGACAATGTTTCTCTTGAAGGAGCGTTGAACGGATTTTTTTTACTCATACGATAATCACCTGACTTTGAATTATTGATTTGGAAATATATGCGGGACAATTCGCTCATGATATATCTAAATTTTTATGTTTATTGTTACATTGTACTCCTTCAATTGTTTTTGTCTAGTGCAACTTTTATGTATCAGCACAAAATTTCGGTTCCAGCTTGTAGATGTCCCTTCGTATATTACCCAACCGTGGGGAAAATACAGCCATGGCATTGAAATGCATGAAAATAATAAAGTTGTAAAAGCTGATAAAGATACAAAATTGCGTTTCAAAATGAGCCAGAAGTTTAAATTGAAAGGAAGGCAATAAAAACTATATGGATAAGGGAGAGATTCTTAATGGAAGCTTTATATACAGCAGTAGCGACAGTTAAAGGTGGACGTACAGGTTCCGTGACTTCTTCGGATGGCGTTCTCAAGCATGATCTGAAAATGCCAAAAGAGCTTGGTGGCTCCGGTGGTGAAGGTACTAACCCTGAGCAGCTTTTTGCCGCTGGATATGGGGCATGTTATGAAAGTGCCCTCGCCAATGTAGCACGCAAAGCAGGTGTGAAATTGGAGGATGTGGTCGTTACAAGTAACGTATCCATTGGTAAAGACCCTGCGGATGATGGTTTCCAGCTGTCTGTTCGTCTGGACGTTAGCATGCCTGGTGTAGATCACAGCCAAGCAGAGGAACTGGCCCGCAAGGCGCATGATTTCTGTCCATATTCCAAAGCAACACGCGGCAACATTGATGTTGTTTTAAACGTAGTCTAAGATTTGACTCCCGGCAAGTAAAGGGAACATATAGAGCAGGGTATCCCAGATACCTGATGTTCGACTACAAGGCCCTGCTGGCAATCGGCAGGGTTTTGTGTTGATTATCATATTAGGACATGATGCAGGAGATTGGATGCCAGATCGCGTACTATTTTACATAATTGCACTCCCACTTCATGCTACACATTCCATAAAGGGGGAACAAAGATGAGTATTGAAGAGATGATTGAGCGGCGATTTGTGTGTACGAAATGCAGAGGCACGGATTGTAACATTAAGGAAGTTTCCATGTCAGGAGCAGGCCTGAGCAAGATGTTCGATATACAGCATAACCACTACCTGTTCGTGGCTTGTGCTTCCTGCGGGTATGTTGAAGTGTTTGATCCGGATGTCTTGAAAGGGAAAAAACAGGGGCAGGTAGGGACTATTCTGGATATTCTGTTTGGCGGGTAGACATGCGCGAGTTGACATTGAACTGAATTTTCTTTAATATAACTTAGTACTGAGTAGTGTCATTGCATGAACCAAATTTGAATTAAACAGGTGATATCCATGTCTTATAGACCGCGTATTGCAGATTTAGAATTAGCTTATGGTAACAAGGAAGACGGATTGTACGAATTCAAAATGAATTTGGTAGACGGTACTAAATGCCGTGTATTCTACTCCCGTTCCCCGGAATGGAAGATGACCAATATCAGCCGTCTGCAGAAAACGCCTTGTCCAGTATGTCGCAAAGATTTCATTTGCAAATGTATGGACCAGTGGGCAAGTGACCTGCATCAACAGATGATCGATGACCAATGGATGGAAAAGGCAGTTAC
This window contains:
- a CDS encoding Nramp family divalent metal transporter, whose translation is MAPSLGEAHSSMKVPQNAAWWKKFLAFVGPGYLVAVGYMDPGNWATDIAGGSQFGYTLLSVILLSNLMAVVLQSLAGKLGIVTGRDLAQACRERFSMPVVMMLWILCELAIAATDLAEVIGSAIALKLLFNIPMLYGVIITAVDVLLILVLQNKGFRALETLVIVLMATIALCFGIDLFLAKPDMGGVLHGFVPNVEILQNPAMLYIAIGIIGATVMPHNLYLHSSIVQTRQIEQTPQGKKEAIRYSTMDSTIALTLALFINAAILIVSAAVFHSAGMTQVAEIADAYHLLTPLLGTTVASILFGVALLASGQNSTLTGTLAGQIVMEGFLNIRIPAWLRRLVTRLIAIIPAVIVTAIAGEHGTEELLILSQVVLSLQLPFAVIPLVMFTSDKKSMGAFANKLWLKIISWFIAAIIVVLNVYLIIQTIRLF
- a CDS encoding organic hydroperoxide resistance protein, which codes for MEALYTAVATVKGGRTGSVTSSDGVLKHDLKMPKELGGSGGEGTNPEQLFAAGYGACYESALANVARKAGVKLEDVVVTSNVSIGKDPADDGFQLSVRLDVSMPGVDHSQAEELARKAHDFCPYSKATRGNIDVVLNVV
- a CDS encoding zinc ribbon domain-containing protein, whose translation is MSIEEMIERRFVCTKCRGTDCNIKEVSMSGAGLSKMFDIQHNHYLFVACASCGYVEVFDPDVLKGKKQGQVGTILDILFGG